The window CTTGATTATGGCAGAGTTTCTTATAACGCTCGTAATATTTCAGCGCCTCCTCATAATTACCAAGTGAAAAGAGTCCGTTTGCCTTGTTGAGGATAGCTTCTTCATCATCAGGATTGATAGCAATAGAGTATTCACTTGATGTGATAGAATCCTTAATGTCATTTCTTAAAAGCTGAGTCTGAGCTAACTGATTCCAGTAAGGACCAGAATATGGGTTGGTATCAAGTAACTCATTGAGGATCGACTCACTCTCTTTATACTTCCCATGATTTTTGAGAACACGTGCACGAAGTTCCTTGTAGTCGTTGTCTTCCGTCTTTGTTGAGCGGCTTAACCACTTCTCTACATATTCAGTTTCCTCATAATCAGAAAAGAGGGCTGCAACATCAAGGACGTAATCCTCACGGTCTTCTTGTGAAATAATCGCGTCGTACTGGCTTTGAAGGAAGTCATCAGCTTCTGCAGCCTTGTTGTCAACAATCATAATTTCAGCCTTAAGATAGAGATAATCTAAATCAGTCTTATCGACAATCATCTCTGCAATCTCGTCAGCAAGTTGTGGGTCATCGTTGCAGAATAGTGCCAAACGTGCCTTGAAAGAAAGTGGAATAGTGGCTGTCGGATACATGTGAATAGCATAGTCTACAGCCTCTAAAGCCTTGTTATCCTCACCAATATAGTGGTAATACTCAGCAACATCAGTTAGTTCCTCAGGGTCGAGGAACTCGCTGATGTTGTCTTCCTGCAATTCTTCATATCTTCGAAGTAACTGCTTGAATTTATCACTTTGATAGTATATATCCAAATCTAACTTTACTTTAGTTATGCTTTGGCCTTCTTAGCCCAAGTATCCTTCAAACCAACAGTCTTGTTGAACAC of the Prevotella melaninogenica genome contains:
- a CDS encoding tetratricopeptide repeat protein; its protein translation is MDIYYQSDKFKQLLRRYEELQEDNISEFLDPEELTDVAEYYHYIGEDNKALEAVDYAIHMYPTATIPLSFKARLALFCNDDPQLADEIAEMIVDKTDLDYLYLKAEIMIVDNKAAEADDFLQSQYDAIISQEDREDYVLDVAALFSDYEETEYVEKWLSRSTKTEDNDYKELRARVLKNHGKYKESESILNELLDTNPYSGPYWNQLAQTQLLRNDIKDSITSSEYSIAINPDDEEAILNKANGLFSLGNYEEALKYYERYKKLCHNQDTTVVDVTIGHIHLMQGNASEAQRYYHLALAETKSKSLTLIHIGISTFDNGYVEYAYNIFSTLLPEMDDDWDIGFAYLARCCYELKLKKEFKIYVQQAVKRNPEESIMMLSDLYPEGTSPQDYPNIRILK